A section of the Bacillus sp. V2I10 genome encodes:
- a CDS encoding copper homeostasis protein CutC gives MPGACYSDAELNIMLEDIEICRNLGAAEVVTGALTNEKEIYKKCLLN, from the coding sequence ATACCCGGAGCTTGTTATTCCGATGCAGAGTTGAATATTATGTTAGAAGATATTGAAATCTGCAGGAATTTAGGTGCAGCTGAAGTTGTTACTGGTGCACTTACCAACGAGAAGGAAATATATAAGAAATGCTTACTAAATTAA
- the nhaC gene encoding Na+/H+ antiporter NhaC: MKHVRLPSMLEIIFTLGLFLAIVFSFTAMFDLPIQLALFISWFIVILLGLRLGHRYEQLQGAITNGISNGLEAILILIAVGALIGTWIAGGVVPTLIYYGLEFIHPSIFLLATLVICSITSLATGTSWGTVGTAGIAMMAIGEGMGIPLPLVAGAVLSGAYFGDKLSPLSDSTVLAASMSKVDVIAHVRAMLYLDVPAYIITAILFTIAGFMYGVKNTDLEKVEFLKTALLENFDIQIWMLIPAIFVILMLALKQPSMPTIAAGALLGIIWATVFQGMDFSVALGTAYSGFSIDTGIEFMDDLLNRGGIEGMLGSIVVIIFGLGFGGLLEHLGVLKVIVSKFQNQLTSAGNVTLSTLIVAFLANVFGCAMYVSLILTPKIMEENYDKLHIDRRVLARNSEVGGTLTSGMIPWSDNGIFMAGILGISTFSYVPFMWLSFVSIALAIIYGYTGKYIWYTNNNVQALQQKAN; this comes from the coding sequence GTGAAGCATGTACGATTACCATCTATGTTAGAAATTATTTTTACATTGGGGTTGTTTTTAGCCATTGTTTTTTCATTTACCGCGATGTTTGATTTACCGATACAACTAGCACTATTTATATCGTGGTTCATTGTTATTTTACTTGGATTACGATTAGGACACCGATACGAGCAACTGCAAGGCGCTATTACAAACGGGATTTCGAATGGTCTTGAGGCTATATTAATTCTGATTGCAGTCGGTGCCCTTATCGGGACGTGGATTGCAGGAGGAGTCGTACCGACACTTATTTATTACGGATTGGAGTTTATCCACCCTAGCATTTTCTTATTAGCCACTCTCGTCATTTGCTCGATCACATCTTTGGCAACAGGTACGTCTTGGGGAACAGTCGGGACTGCTGGAATCGCAATGATGGCAATTGGAGAGGGAATGGGTATCCCTCTGCCGCTTGTAGCTGGTGCCGTTCTTTCCGGTGCATACTTCGGAGATAAACTTTCTCCACTATCTGACAGTACCGTACTCGCAGCATCAATGTCGAAAGTGGATGTTATTGCACACGTACGTGCCATGTTATATTTAGATGTCCCTGCATACATTATTACTGCTATTCTTTTTACCATAGCAGGGTTTATGTATGGCGTGAAAAATACAGATTTAGAAAAAGTAGAATTTCTGAAGACTGCATTACTAGAAAACTTCGATATTCAAATTTGGATGCTAATTCCTGCGATATTTGTCATTCTAATGCTCGCACTAAAACAACCTTCTATGCCAACGATTGCTGCAGGGGCTCTCTTAGGGATCATTTGGGCTACCGTATTCCAAGGGATGGATTTTTCTGTGGCCCTCGGTACGGCTTACAGTGGTTTTTCAATTGATACAGGCATTGAATTCATGGATGATCTTCTAAACCGTGGGGGGATCGAGGGAATGCTTGGCTCAATTGTCGTCATTATTTTCGGATTGGGATTTGGTGGTCTATTGGAGCATTTAGGAGTACTAAAAGTAATTGTTTCCAAATTCCAGAACCAGCTAACTTCAGCAGGTAATGTAACCCTGTCAACATTAATTGTTGCCTTTTTAGCAAATGTATTTGGTTGTGCTATGTACGTTTCATTAATTTTAACACCAAAGATCATGGAAGAAAACTATGATAAATTACACATTGATCGGAGAGTTTTAGCTCGAAATTCTGAGGTCGGCGGTACGCTAACATCTGGGATGATTCCTTGGTCCGACAATGGAATTTTCATGGCAGGGATTCTAGGTATATCTACCTTTTCCTATGTTCCATTCATGTGGTTAAGTTTTGTTTCCATTGCACTTGCGATCATTTATGGTTATACAGGGAAATATATTTGGTACACTAACAATAACGTACAGGCGCTGCAGCAGAAGGCTAATTAA
- the aspA gene encoding aspartate ammonia-lyase, translated as MVRVERAYRIEKDFLGEKEIPADVYYGIQTLRAVENFPITGYKIHNEMIKALAMVKKAAALANMDVKRLYEGIGEVIVRSSDEILEGKWHEYFIVDPIQGGAGTSMNMNANEVIANRALELLGHNKGEYGKLSPNSHVNMSQSTNDVFPTAIHISTLNLLEKLLDTMNDMLDVFKKKAQQFDHVIKMGRTHLQDAVPIRLGQEFEAYSRVLERDIKRIGQTRQHLYEVNMGATAVGTGLNADPRYIKNVVKHLADLSGLPLVGTEHLVDATQNTDAYTEVSAALKVCMMNMSKIANDLRLMASGPRAGLGEITLPARQPGSSIMPGKVNPVMAELINQVAFQVIGNDHTICLASEAGQLELNVMEPVLVFNLLQSISIMNNAFKSFTDYCLTGIEANEDRMKEYVEKSVGIITAVNPHLGYEVVSRIAREAILKGKSVRELCLQYDVLTEEELDLILNPYEMTNPGISGGTLFDRE; from the coding sequence ATGGTGAGAGTTGAGAGAGCATACCGAATTGAGAAAGATTTTCTCGGTGAAAAGGAAATTCCTGCAGATGTTTATTATGGAATACAAACGTTACGCGCTGTAGAAAATTTTCCAATCACTGGCTACAAAATTCATAATGAAATGATTAAAGCGCTAGCAATGGTAAAAAAAGCAGCCGCACTAGCCAATATGGATGTCAAGCGTCTATATGAAGGAATTGGTGAAGTAATCGTTCGATCCTCAGATGAAATACTGGAAGGAAAATGGCACGAGTATTTTATAGTCGATCCGATCCAGGGCGGAGCCGGCACTTCAATGAATATGAATGCAAATGAAGTCATTGCAAACCGTGCGCTTGAACTGCTCGGTCATAATAAAGGTGAATATGGAAAATTAAGTCCGAACAGTCATGTAAATATGTCGCAATCAACGAACGATGTGTTTCCGACAGCCATTCACATCTCAACCCTTAATTTGCTGGAAAAGCTACTGGATACCATGAATGACATGTTGGATGTCTTCAAGAAGAAAGCTCAGCAATTCGATCATGTCATAAAAATGGGACGCACCCATCTTCAAGATGCCGTACCAATTCGCCTTGGTCAAGAATTTGAAGCTTATAGCCGCGTACTGGAACGCGATATTAAACGAATTGGGCAAACTCGCCAGCATCTTTACGAAGTGAATATGGGCGCGACAGCGGTAGGGACAGGTTTAAATGCGGACCCTCGCTATATCAAAAATGTCGTCAAGCACCTTGCAGACTTAAGCGGATTGCCGCTTGTCGGTACTGAGCACCTTGTCGATGCAACACAAAACACGGATGCCTACACAGAAGTGTCAGCTGCATTGAAGGTTTGTATGATGAATATGTCCAAAATCGCGAACGACTTACGATTGATGGCTTCCGGCCCGCGTGCTGGACTTGGTGAAATTACCTTACCTGCACGTCAGCCTGGTTCCTCCATTATGCCTGGGAAAGTCAACCCAGTAATGGCGGAGCTCATTAACCAAGTCGCCTTTCAGGTCATCGGAAACGATCATACAATTTGCTTGGCCTCTGAAGCGGGACAGCTTGAATTAAACGTGATGGAACCCGTGCTAGTCTTTAACTTGCTTCAATCCATCAGTATTATGAACAATGCGTTTAAAAGCTTTACAGACTATTGTCTAACCGGTATCGAGGCAAACGAAGACCGGATGAAAGAATATGTTGAAAAAAGTGTGGGAATAATTACAGCCGTGAATCCGCACTTAGGATATGAAGTTGTATCGCGAATTGCACGGGAAGCCATTTTAAAAGGCAAATCGGTACGAGAGCTTTGCCTGCAATATGACGTGCTGACAGAGGAAGAACTCGATTTGATTTTAAACCCCTACGAAATGACAAATCCTGGTATATCAGGTGGCACTTTATTCGATCGAGAGTAA
- a CDS encoding type I asparaginase translates to MKKLMLLTTGGTIASLEGENGLFPEMKAEEILSHLPGLNSLCQIDSKPLMNIDSTNMQPEYWADMAKSIYEKYNDYDGFVITHGTDTMAYTSAALSYMLQDVDKPIVITGSQIPIAFKKTDAKRNISDAVRFACEDIGGVYVVFDGRVIQGTRAIKLRTKSYDSFESINYPYIASIHEDDIKYNKSFHSPKNKEIKLDTSLCTDVSLIKLHPGIKPEFFDILKNQCKGIVIESYGSGGIPFQGRNILQKLNELTECGISVVITTQCLEEGEDIDIYEVGRKVNQNIIIRSRNMNTEAIVPKLMWVLGKTQDPQKVKEMMETPVADDITV, encoded by the coding sequence TTGAAGAAGTTGATGTTACTTACTACCGGCGGGACAATTGCTTCGTTAGAAGGGGAAAATGGGCTATTTCCTGAGATGAAAGCCGAAGAAATTTTAAGTCATCTACCGGGATTAAATAGTCTCTGTCAGATTGATAGTAAGCCTTTGATGAATATTGATAGTACAAATATGCAACCGGAATATTGGGCTGACATGGCAAAATCTATTTATGAAAAATACAATGATTACGACGGCTTTGTTATCACCCATGGGACGGATACAATGGCTTACACTTCAGCTGCGCTCTCATATATGTTACAAGATGTAGATAAACCAATAGTGATTACAGGTTCTCAAATTCCAATTGCCTTTAAGAAAACAGATGCCAAAAGAAATATCTCTGACGCGGTTCGATTTGCTTGTGAAGATATAGGCGGGGTATATGTGGTTTTTGACGGTAGAGTTATCCAGGGAACAAGGGCCATTAAACTGAGAACGAAAAGCTATGACTCGTTTGAAAGTATTAATTATCCTTATATTGCCTCTATACATGAAGATGATATTAAGTATAATAAGTCTTTTCATTCACCAAAGAATAAGGAAATTAAGTTAGATACTTCCCTTTGTACGGATGTTTCTTTGATTAAGTTACATCCCGGGATTAAGCCAGAATTCTTTGATATTCTGAAAAATCAATGTAAAGGAATTGTAATTGAAAGTTATGGAAGCGGTGGCATTCCATTTCAAGGAAGAAACATTTTGCAGAAATTGAATGAGTTGACCGAGTGTGGAATATCAGTTGTCATTACTACTCAATGTTTAGAGGAAGGGGAGGATATAGATATATATGAAGTGGGGCGAAAAGTAAATCAAAATATCATCATTCGTTCCAGAAATATGAATACAGAAGCTATCGTTCCTAAATTGATGTGGGTATTAGGCAAGACACAGGACCCACAAAAGGTGAAGGAAATGATGGAAACACCAGTTGCAGATGACATTACAGTCTAA
- a CDS encoding helix-turn-helix domain-containing protein — MILNRLTTLRKGKRWSLQYTADRLGIAKSTYAGYESGHRRPSLEALNSMADLFDTSTDYLLGRVDHPTFQLEEDTIKSVQFMELTDLPNLELAVDGTSLSVEEMHQFIAFIRAKRELEGKAP; from the coding sequence ATGATTTTAAATAGATTAACTACATTAAGGAAGGGCAAAAGGTGGTCATTGCAATATACGGCTGATCGACTCGGAATCGCCAAGAGTACTTATGCCGGTTACGAATCGGGGCACCGCCGCCCTTCATTAGAAGCCCTTAATTCAATGGCTGATTTATTTGACACATCAACCGATTACCTTTTAGGTAGAGTTGATCATCCAACTTTTCAGCTTGAAGAGGATACAATAAAGTCAGTTCAATTTATGGAATTAACTGATCTACCAAATTTAGAGCTGGCAGTGGATGGAACCTCTCTTTCTGTAGAAGAAATGCACCAATTTATTGCTTTTATTAGAGCTAAGCGAGAATTGGAAGGAAAGGCACCATAA
- a CDS encoding serine/threonine protein kinase, which yields MINNTFLNMIEKELIHKVILISKSAYDPIVAKNVPKDWKCLGTGNYAAVFSHKSNPNAVVKVYGRSFEALEKEANVYTQLGIHPAFSNLLYKGQNYLVLKRLDGITLYDAIAKGIKIPESVIVDIDQALTFARSQGLNPYDVHGKNVMMKDGRGYVVDISDFYKEGQDEKWDDLVKAYYKIYKKTLYKIPVKIPYKFLDFVRYSYRTFKKIKWKVEL from the coding sequence ATGATCAATAACACATTTTTAAATATGATAGAAAAAGAACTTATTCATAAAGTTATTCTAATAAGCAAAAGCGCATATGATCCAATTGTTGCTAAAAATGTCCCTAAGGATTGGAAATGCTTAGGGACAGGGAATTATGCTGCTGTATTTTCGCATAAATCTAATCCTAATGCAGTTGTCAAAGTATATGGGAGAAGTTTTGAAGCTTTAGAAAAAGAAGCGAATGTATATACCCAATTAGGCATACATCCAGCGTTTTCAAACTTACTATATAAGGGACAAAATTATCTGGTTTTAAAAAGATTAGACGGAATTACACTGTATGATGCAATCGCAAAAGGAATTAAAATACCAGAGAGTGTCATTGTAGATATCGATCAAGCTCTTACTTTTGCTCGAAGCCAAGGTTTAAATCCATATGATGTTCACGGTAAAAACGTAATGATGAAGGATGGCAGGGGGTATGTTGTGGATATATCTGACTTCTATAAAGAGGGTCAAGATGAAAAATGGGATGATTTAGTAAAGGCGTACTATAAGATCTATAAAAAAACGTTGTATAAGATTCCGGTGAAAATACCTTATAAATTTTTAGACTTCGTTAGATATTCATATAGGACGTTTAAAAAAATCAAATGGAAAGTAGAATTATAA
- a CDS encoding IS110 family transposase → MNYNQNEKIAQITSQTLIVGVDIAKYKHVARAQDFRGLEFGTPCHFENTKDHFELFLGWIKHLMEQNGMEQAIIGMEPTGHYWLNLAHFLKEEEIKFVVVNPMHVKKSKELDDNSPTKNDVKDAKVIAQLVKDGRYAEPNIPQGVYAELRVARKIRDLLFVDLQAVQGQIHNWLDRYFPEFLTVFKDWEGKAALQLLKLNVLPHELEIVSEQEILIHLRKAVKRAVGLSKIQELKRVAKDSIGIREGSRMAKLELRTLLDKYELINEKFEELESDIDGLLERIPGVQQMLAIKGIGKDTVAGFFSEVGNLSYYSHPRQIIKLAGLSLKENTSGKHKGHTKITKRGRKTLRALLFRVAMPLVAKNTAFKALHEYFTTRKNNPLKKMQSLIAICNKLIRILFTIGTKQCEFSEDRMLKDIPHMAPLLKAA, encoded by the coding sequence ATGAATTATAACCAAAATGAAAAGATTGCTCAAATAACTTCTCAAACACTAATTGTAGGTGTAGATATTGCGAAGTACAAGCATGTAGCTCGTGCTCAAGATTTTAGAGGACTAGAGTTTGGAACACCTTGTCACTTTGAGAACACCAAAGATCATTTTGAACTCTTTTTAGGCTGGATAAAACATTTGATGGAACAGAACGGCATGGAACAGGCGATAATAGGAATGGAGCCGACAGGTCATTATTGGCTCAACCTCGCTCATTTTCTGAAAGAAGAGGAGATAAAGTTTGTAGTTGTAAATCCTATGCATGTGAAGAAATCTAAAGAATTAGATGATAATTCTCCAACCAAAAATGATGTGAAGGACGCTAAAGTCATTGCACAACTAGTCAAAGATGGGAGATATGCCGAACCTAATATTCCACAAGGAGTTTATGCAGAACTTCGTGTGGCAAGGAAAATACGCGATCTCTTATTTGTTGACTTACAAGCTGTGCAGGGGCAAATTCATAACTGGTTAGATCGATATTTTCCTGAATTCCTTACAGTGTTTAAGGATTGGGAAGGAAAAGCAGCATTACAATTATTAAAGTTAAACGTATTACCACATGAGTTAGAGATAGTCTCGGAACAAGAGATCCTAATTCACCTCAGAAAGGCTGTAAAACGTGCGGTTGGACTCAGTAAAATTCAAGAACTTAAACGGGTAGCCAAAGACTCTATCGGTATTCGTGAAGGTTCAAGGATGGCTAAATTAGAGCTTCGCACTTTACTAGACAAGTATGAGTTAATAAATGAAAAGTTCGAAGAACTAGAATCTGATATTGATGGACTCCTTGAACGGATACCAGGTGTTCAACAAATGTTGGCCATCAAAGGAATCGGCAAGGACACTGTAGCTGGCTTCTTTTCTGAAGTAGGGAATTTAAGTTACTATTCTCACCCTCGACAAATCATCAAGTTAGCTGGGTTGAGTTTAAAGGAGAACACCTCTGGAAAGCACAAAGGGCATACGAAGATTACAAAGAGAGGCAGGAAGACACTAAGGGCTCTCCTCTTCCGAGTAGCGATGCCTTTGGTAGCTAAGAACACTGCTTTTAAAGCTTTACATGAGTATTTTACAACACGTAAAAATAATCCTCTAAAGAAAATGCAGTCTCTTATAGCGATATGTAATAAGCTGATACGTATTCTTTTTACGATTGGTACAAAACAATGTGAATTTAGTGAAGATAGAATGTTGAAGGATATTCCTCATATGGCTCCTTTACTGAAAGCAGCTTAG
- a CDS encoding uridine kinase, whose amino-acid sequence MDKVLHEIANLISSKDKKIIIGISGHGASGKTTFANNLLKLLGNNDVNYINTDPYIIGSNIRKYTVLDYEYNNENHHYKMTACHPAAHNLTALERDINMMRDGLDFYTIGTHYKKSTLISSRNKVNIVEGMSVAFINPTLFDLKVYLYTDGETELMRRSIRDVSERGTDINYLRKSHEERRIQYDLFMHPYHQNFDIVLKNSNEEYLLEKGNFN is encoded by the coding sequence ATGGACAAGGTATTACATGAGATAGCCAATTTAATAAGCAGTAAAGATAAAAAAATAATCATTGGGATTTCGGGTCATGGTGCTTCTGGAAAGACAACGTTTGCAAATAATCTTTTAAAACTTTTGGGAAATAATGATGTGAATTATATTAATACTGACCCATATATTATTGGCTCTAATATTAGGAAGTACACTGTTTTAGATTATGAATATAACAATGAAAATCATCATTATAAAATGACAGCTTGTCATCCTGCTGCTCATAATTTAACAGCTTTAGAGAGAGATATAAACATGATGAGAGATGGTTTAGATTTTTATACAATAGGTACGCATTATAAAAAGAGCACTTTAATTTCTTCACGAAACAAAGTGAATATTGTAGAAGGAATGAGTGTTGCCTTTATAAATCCAACTTTGTTTGATTTAAAAGTTTACTTATATACTGATGGAGAAACCGAGTTAATGAGAAGGTCTATTCGTGATGTTTCTGAAAGAGGAACAGATATTAATTATTTAAGAAAATCTCATGAAGAGCGTAGAATTCAATATGATTTATTTATGCATCCTTATCATCAAAATTTTGATATTGTTTTAAAAAATTCCAATGAAGAGTATTTACTAGAAAAAGGTAATTTTAATTAA
- a CDS encoding endospore germination permease: MIENDKISALQLMMLVVLFNIGTTILIVPSSLAQEAKQDAWIASIVGLGIGLLFIPLYNALAKLSPNLTLFQLSEKILGKWLGKTISVLYFTFFFIICAFLVRVIGDFITTQIMPQTPIQAIIIIFLSIVIMGIRHGLEVFSRSSEILMPLVIFLLFIVVLTTAPQIDFKKIQPIFEADIKTLLRANVVHIGVLFLELIVFLTIFPYVNDPKKTGNVLLIGTLIGGIVTILITFLSISIIGAYHTAGIQYPTYMLAKKINIGEFLQRIEAVIAVIWFISIFFKMTICFYASVLGLAQTLNLKEYRSLTYPLGMITVVLSLVISPNIVYYEFFTAKIWTPYALTFGFFFPLLLLVVGILRKKVC, encoded by the coding sequence ATGATCGAAAACGATAAAATATCTGCACTTCAATTGATGATGTTAGTAGTTTTATTTAATATTGGTACAACGATTTTGATTGTACCATCTAGCCTTGCTCAAGAAGCGAAACAAGACGCTTGGATAGCAAGCATTGTTGGGTTAGGAATAGGCTTATTGTTTATTCCTTTATATAACGCCTTGGCGAAACTCTCCCCAAATTTGACGTTGTTTCAACTTAGTGAAAAAATTCTTGGAAAATGGTTAGGAAAAACGATTTCCGTATTGTATTTTACGTTTTTCTTTATTATATGTGCATTTTTGGTTAGGGTAATCGGGGATTTTATCACAACACAAATTATGCCTCAAACCCCCATACAAGCCATTATCATAATATTTCTCTCCATTGTCATCATGGGTATTCGCCATGGACTTGAAGTATTTTCACGATCCTCCGAGATTTTGATGCCTTTGGTTATCTTTCTTTTATTTATTGTTGTTCTAACTACTGCTCCTCAAATCGACTTTAAAAAAATACAGCCTATATTTGAAGCGGATATCAAAACTTTACTAAGAGCAAATGTTGTCCATATCGGAGTGCTGTTCTTAGAATTAATTGTGTTTTTAACCATTTTTCCTTATGTAAATGATCCGAAAAAAACAGGAAATGTCCTCTTGATAGGAACTCTAATCGGAGGAATCGTTACCATTTTGATTACATTTCTTTCAATTAGTATTATTGGAGCTTATCATACGGCAGGAATTCAGTATCCAACCTATATGTTAGCTAAAAAAATCAATATAGGTGAATTTCTGCAAAGGATAGAGGCAGTGATAGCTGTAATTTGGTTTATTTCTATCTTTTTTAAAATGACTATTTGTTTTTATGCTTCCGTTTTAGGACTTGCCCAAACATTAAATTTGAAGGAATATCGCTCGCTAACTTATCCTCTAGGGATGATTACCGTTGTATTATCCCTTGTCATAAGCCCTAACATTGTTTATTACGAATTCTTTACCGCCAAAATATGGACACCCTATGCTTTAACCTTTGGGTTTTTCTTTCCCTTGCTACTACTTGTAGTAGGAATATTACGAAAAAAGGTGTGCTAA
- a CDS encoding dihydrofolate reductase family protein: MRKLVLFLHASLDGFVEGPNGEMDIGWVSYDADLEKHAKEILSTADTVIWGRGTYKMMHSYWPSVPSNPSASQHERNHAEWIEKTAKIVFSTTLEKVEWNNSRLVKEDVEEEIKNLKQQPGKDMVILGSPRFAHYLMQLDLIDEYKITVSPVLIGSGLPLFQGLKEKINLKLIENKTFDSGAIGLVYQTVR, translated from the coding sequence ATGAGAAAACTCGTTCTATTTCTGCACGCATCGCTTGACGGTTTTGTAGAAGGGCCGAACGGTGAAATGGACATTGGCTGGGTTTCCTACGATGCTGATTTGGAGAAACACGCGAAAGAAATTCTGAGTACTGCCGACACTGTCATTTGGGGACGTGGGACTTATAAGATGATGCACAGTTACTGGCCATCTGTGCCTTCGAACCCATCAGCTTCGCAGCATGAACGGAATCATGCCGAGTGGATCGAAAAGACAGCCAAAATCGTTTTTTCCACGACGCTGGAGAAAGTCGAATGGAACAATTCCAGACTGGTGAAAGAAGATGTCGAGGAAGAGATCAAGAACCTCAAACAGCAGCCAGGCAAGGATATGGTCATCCTCGGCAGTCCTAGGTTCGCACACTACCTTATGCAGCTTGATTTAATAGATGAGTATAAAATTACGGTTTCTCCCGTCCTGATCGGCAGCGGGTTGCCGTTATTCCAAGGTCTCAAGGAGAAGATCAATCTTAAACTTATCGAAAACAAGACATTTGATTCTGGAGCCATAGGCCTCGTTTACCAGACGGTTAGATGA
- a CDS encoding ParA family protein, whose amino-acid sequence MAAKIVTFGISKGGCSKSTSSGITSYLLSKEEKVLAIDMDGQGNLTSFLTGEYDICNVFEEKTILEAILDEDARSYIIKIQENLDLIPSNDFLATLPRRMYEKGLKLDALQKALQPVMEDYDWIIIDTPPALSEQTVMPLSTYSEAGSYAVVMFDGSMFAYYAIPKFLEIIEGAKERYNPALKTAGVLFSLIDARAKENEVMEEAIQEDYPGLMFNSIIRRKASTRRLAISGFDGNAELKNALEYYIPFVKELKDRVNQKQPQR is encoded by the coding sequence TTGGCAGCGAAAATAGTAACATTTGGTATAAGCAAGGGTGGCTGTTCAAAATCTACCAGCAGTGGAATTACATCCTATCTATTAAGTAAGGAAGAAAAGGTTTTAGCAATTGATATGGATGGACAAGGAAATCTGACCAGCTTCTTAACCGGGGAGTATGATATATGCAATGTGTTCGAGGAGAAAACCATTCTTGAAGCTATATTAGATGAGGACGCACGTTCATATATCATTAAGATCCAAGAGAATCTAGATTTAATTCCATCTAACGATTTCTTGGCAACATTACCGAGAAGGATGTATGAAAAAGGGTTAAAATTAGATGCTTTACAAAAAGCCCTTCAGCCTGTCATGGAGGATTATGATTGGATTATTATCGATACACCTCCAGCGTTATCTGAGCAGACAGTCATGCCATTAAGTACATATTCAGAAGCTGGAAGTTATGCTGTTGTCATGTTTGATGGATCGATGTTTGCATATTATGCCATTCCTAAATTCTTAGAGATTATTGAAGGAGCAAAAGAGCGATATAACCCTGCATTAAAAACTGCCGGCGTTCTATTCTCTTTAATTGATGCTAGAGCTAAAGAAAATGAAGTGATGGAAGAAGCCATTCAAGAAGATTACCCTGGATTAATGTTTAATTCAATCATTAGGAGAAAAGCTTCTACGAGACGATTAGCGATTTCAGGTTTTGATGGTAATGCCGAATTAAAAAATGCATTAGAATATTACATACCATTTGTGAAGGAGCTGAAAGATCGTGTCAACCAAAAACAGCCTCAAAGATAA
- a CDS encoding ribbon-helix-helix domain-containing protein, which yields MSTKNSLKDKIKKPNATQAFFNSYDTEKTDEKLDNNSDNNLNHENIINNNDKNKDNDNNIDKVNNNTYVKKDNIDVVNTNVTVNSDIDNNNDDDDDDDDDDYLRDLVAGKKTTKKKAKKVFTSFYMDPDLAAEVDKIAARGEKGDKSKLINAAIRKLLEEYGVLERKS from the coding sequence GTGTCAACCAAAAACAGCCTCAAAGATAAAATTAAAAAACCAAATGCTACACAGGCATTTTTTAACTCATATGATACAGAGAAAACAGATGAGAAATTAGATAACAATAGTGATAATAATCTCAATCATGAAAATATAATCAATAATAATGACAAAAATAAAGATAATGATAATAACATCGATAAAGTTAACAACAACACATATGTTAAAAAGGACAATATTGATGTTGTTAATACTAATGTCACCGTTAACAGTGACATTGACAATAACAACGATGATGATGATGATGATGATGATGATGATTATCTTCGTGATTTAGTCGCTGGAAAAAAAACAACAAAGAAAAAAGCGAAGAAGGTATTCACCTCTTTTTATATGGATCCTGACTTAGCTGCAGAAGTAGACAAAATCGCAGCAAGAGGAGAAAAAGGGGATAAGTCCAAACTAATCAATGCGGCCATTAGAAAGTTATTGGAAGAGTACGGGGTTCTCGAAAGAAAATCTTGA